Part of the Kineococcus aurantiacus genome, CGTGCCCGTCGTCGTCCACACCGGTCCGCGGGTGCTGGACGCGGTGCGGGACCGCGGGGCCGGGGACCTGCTGCGCGGGCTCACCCTCGTGCCCCCGCAGCCCGTGGAGCGGTTCCTGGCCCTGGTGCGCGGCGCGCGGCTGGTCGTCTCGGACTCCGGCGACGTCCAGGAGGCCGCGGCCGTCCTGGGGCGGCGGCTGCTGGCCGTGCGCCCGGCGACCGAGCGTCCCGAGGGGCTGGGCTCGTCCGCCGTCCTCGTGCCCGGCGGGGTGGGGCTGGCCGCCGCCGTCCGCTCGGCGCCGGCCGGGGACCCCGGTGCCCCCGGCGCGCCGCCCGGGGGGCCTGGTCCCTACGGCGACGGGTCGGCCAGCCGCGTGGTCGTGGAGTCCCTCGTCCGGCTCCTGGCGCCCTCCTGAGGGCTCGGTCCGGGGCTCCTCAGCGGGAGCGGACCGGCACCCGCGCGGCGAGCGCGCGGCCGGTGAGCAGGGCGCCGGCCGGCCCGTGCGGCCCGGGCCGGTCCGCCCGGGCGACCCGGACCAGGTTGCCGAGGCGGTCCAGCCCGGCCTCGCCGGTGCCGCCGGCCCCGGGCAGCGGTGCGGGGACGCTGCCGGGCACCCGGTGGACGTGGTGGTCCAGGACGCGGACGCCGCGGTGGACGCCGAGGGCGGGCAGTTCCGCGACGGCCGCCGCGGCGAGGTCCTCGTCGGACAGCACCGACAGCTCGTCGTCGCCGGAGCTCCAGAACTGCGCGCACACGACGGTGCGGGAGGCGTCGCGGGAGGTCGCCGGCCGCCAGGGCCGGGTGGTGGTGAGCCGGCCGACGCGCAGGGAGGCGTCGAGGGCCGTGACGCTGTGCGCGTCCTGCCCGATCCCGCCGGTGCGGGGGTCGGGCTCCAGCAGGAGGTGGACGAGGTGGGTGTCGCGCCCGGTGGCGGCCGGGCCGGTGGGGGCGACCGTCCCCGGCAGCCAGGACCGCACGCCGGTGGCCGGGACGGCGGCGACGACGGCGCGGGCGGGCAGGACGTGGCCGCCGTAGCCGTCGCGCAGGCGCACGGCGCTCACGCGGTCGCCGTCGGTGATCAGCCCCTCGACGCAGGTGGACAGCAGGACCCGTGCACCGCGGGCGGTGAGGCGGCGGGCGAGCTCGGCCCACACGGCTCCGGCGCCCTCGCGCGCGGTGAGGACCTCGCCGTGGCCGCCGCGGCGGCGGGGCGTGCCCGCCAGCTCGTCGGCGAGCGCCGCGGGCAGCTCGCCGGGGTGGACGCCGAAGCGCTTGCGGCTGGCCGGGACGAAGACCTCGCGGGTTACGGCGGCGCCGTAGCGGGCGACGAGGACGTCCCAGGCGGAGGCGGGGGCGGGGGTGGCCCCGGTCGTGCGGTCCCGGCCCAGGTGCCGCGCGAGGCGCCGGACCGCGCCGCCGGGCGGCAGGAGGTCGGTGGGGCGCAGCGGGAGGTCCAGGAGCCGCCCGCCGACCACGGCGCGGTGGACGGCCCGCGTCCGCTCGACCCCGCCGGCCGCGCCGGCGAGGTCGAGCCAGCGGGTGAGGGCCTCGGCCGGGGCGTCGGCCGGGACGGCGCGGGGGCCGAGGTCGAGGCGGTGGCCCCACAGGTCCAGGGACCGGCTGGACCCGCCGACGGCGGCGGCCCGGTCGACGACGACGACCTGCGCGCCGCCGTCGAGGAGCCGTTCGGCGGCCGCGAGGCCGACGGGTCCGGCGCCGACGACGACCACGGGGTCGTCGCTGCCGTGCCGGCTGGTGACGTCCTCGGCCACGAGTTGGCTCATGGTGCGCTGCTCTCCCCCACCTCGGTGGCCACCGTCGGCCTGCGGGTGCTGCGCGGGCCGGGGACGTCCCCGGCGGTGCTGCTGGCCCGGCGCCGTGCGCGCGGTGGTCCGATCCGTCCGTCCTGCTCCCCGGTGCGCCGGACCTGGTCCCCCCGGGTCCGGTGCGTGATCGCGACGAGTGTGGCAGTCGTGGGGGCGCCCGCGCGGCGGTTTCACCGGGTTCCCCAGGAGAAACACGGAACGTTCCCAGCCGCTCACGGCGAGTGCTGACCCCCGGTGCGACGTGCGCACCGGGGGTCGGTGGTCGGGACCTCCCGGTCAGCTCGCGCGGGCCCGGCGGCGCCGGTTGCCCACCGCGGCGGCGGGGGTGTCGAGGACCTCGGCGAGGAACTGGCCGGTGTAGCTGGCCGGGTTCGCCGCCACCTCCTCGGGGGTCCCCGTGCACAGCACGGTTCCGCCGCCGTTGCCGCCCTCGGGGCCCATGTCGACGATCCAGTCGGCGGACTTGATGACGTCGAGGTTGTGCTCGATGACCAGGACGCTGTTGCCCTTGTCCACCAGCCCCTGCACGACGCCGAGGAGCTTGCGGATGTCCTCGAAGTGCAGCCCCGTGGTCGGTTCGTCGAGCACGTAGATCGTGCGGCCGTTGGAGCGGCGCTGCAGCTCCGAGGCGAGCTTGACGCGCTGCGCCTCACCGCCGGAGAGGGTGGTGGCCGGCTGGCCCAGCCGGACGTACCCGAGGCCGACCTCGGTCAGCGTCGTCATGTACCGGGAGATCGCCGGGACGGCGGCGAAGAACTCGGCGGCCTCCTCGATGGGCATGTCGAGGACCTCGGCGATGGTCTTGCCCTTGAAGTGCACCTCGAGGGTCTCGCGGTTGTACCGCGCGCCGTGGCACACCTCGCAGGGCACGTAGACGTCGGGCAGGAAGTTCATCTCGATCTTCAAGGTGCCGTCGCCGGCGCACGCCTCGCAGCGGCCGCCCTTGATGTTGAAGGAGAAGCGGCCGGGCTGGTAGCCGCGCAGCTTCGACTCCGGGGCGGAGGCGAACAGCTTGCGGATGTGGTCGAAGACGCCGGTGTAGGTGGCCGGGTTGGACCGGGGCGTGCGGCCGATGGGGCTCTGGTCGACGTGCACGACCTTGTCGAGGTGCTCCAGGCCCTGGACCGACTTGTGCCGGCCCGGCACGCGCCGGGCGCCGTTGAGCTTGTTCGCCAGCACCGTGTAGAGGATGTCGTTGACCAGGGTCGACTTGCCCGACCCGGAGACCCCGGTGACGGCGACGAGCTGCCCGAGGGGGAACTCGACCGTGACGTCCTTGAGGTTGTGCTCGCGGGCGCCGCTGACGACGAGGGTGCGCCCGTCGGAGGGGCGGCGGGTGGCGGGGACCTCGATGGCGCGACGGCCCGACAGGTACTGCCCGGTCAGCGACGTCGGGTGCTCCAGCAGCCCGGCGAGGTCGCCGGAGTGGACGACCTGCCCGCCGCGCTCCCCGGCGCCGGGGCCGAAGTCGACGATCCAGTCGGCGACGCGGACGGTGTCCTCGTCGTGCTCGACGACGATGAGGGTGTTGCCCAGGTCCCGCAGCCGGGTCAGGGTGTCGATGAGCCGGCGGTTGTCGCGCTGGTGCAGGCCGATCGAGGGCTCGTCCAGGACGTACAGGACACCGACCAGCCCCGAGCCGATCTGGGTGGCCAGCCGGATGCGCTGGGCCTCACCGCCGGACAGCGTCCCGGCGGGCCGGGCCAGCGAGAGGTAGTCCAGCCCCACGTCGAGCAGGAACCCCAGCCGGGCCTGGATCTCCTTGAGGACCTGGCCGGCGATCTTCTTCTCCCGCCCGGACAGCTGCATGGTGTCCAGGAAGCGCGAGCACTCCTGGATGGGCAGCGCGCAGATCTCCGAGATCGACCGGCCGGCGAGCTTGACCGCCAGCGACGTCGGCTTGAGCCGGTCGCCGTGGCACACCGGGCACGGCGTCTCGCGCATGTACCCCTCGTAGCGCTCCTTGGAGGAGTCCGACTCGGTCTCGGCGTGGCGGCGCTTGACGAACTCGATGACGCCCTCGAACCCCGTGGAGTACGACCGCTCGCGGCCCCAGCGGTTCTTGTAGCGGACGTGGACCTGGTGGTCCTTGCCGTGCAGCAGGGCGTCCTTGGCCCGCTTGGGCAGCGCCCGCCAGGGGGTGTCGAGGGAGAAGGACAGGTCCTCGGCCAGCGCCGCGACGAGGCGCTGGAAGTAGTCGGCCGACCCGGCGGTCCACGGCGCGATGGCCCCCTCGCGCAGGGTGAGGTCCTCGTCGGGGACGACCAGCTCGGGGTCGACCTCCATCTGGGTGCCCAGGCCGGTGCACTCGGGGCAGGCGCCGAAGGGGGAGTTGAAGGAGAACGAGCGGGGTTCGACCTCGTCGAGCTCGAGGGGGTGCTCGTTGGGGCAGGCCATCTTCTCGGAGAAGCGCCGCTCGCCGTCGGGGCCCTCGACGTCGACGAGGTCGGCCACCAGCAGCCCCGAGGACAGCACCAGGGCCGTCTCGACGGAGTCGGTCAGGCGCCGCTTGACGCCGTCCTTGACGACGAGGCGGTCCACGACGACCTCGATGGTGTGCTTGAGCCGCTTCTGCAGCGTGGGCGGGTTGTCCAGCGGCACGACCTCGCCGTCGACGCGGGCGCGGGCGAAGCCCTTGGCCTGCAGCTCGCGGAAGAGCTCGGCGTACTCGCCCTTGCGCTCGCGCACGACGGGGGCCAGGACCTGGAAGCGCGTGCCGTCGGGCATCTCCAGCAGCTGGTCGACGATCTGCTGCGGCGTCTGGCGGCCCACCGGCTCCCCGCAGACGGGGCAGTGCGGCTTGCCGGCGCGGGCGAACAGCAGGCGCAGGTAGTCGTAGACCTCGGTGATGGTCCCCACGGTCGAGCGCGGGTTGCGCGAGGTGGACTTCTGGTCGATGGAGACGGCCGGCGACAGGCCCTCGATGAAGTCGACGTCGGGCTTGTCCATCTGCCCGAGGAACTGGCGGGCGTAGGCGGACAGCGACTCGACGTAGCGGCGCTGGCCCTCGGCGAAGATCGTGTCGAAGGCCAGCGAGCTCTTGCCCGACCCGGACAGGCCGGTGAAGACGACGAGGCTGTCGCGGGGCAGGTCGACCGAGACGTCCTTGAGGTTGTGCTCGCGGGCCCCGCGCACGACGAGCCGGTCCTCGGCGACGCGGGCGGAGGTCACCGCCCGCGCCGTGGTGCTGGCGGAGGTGCGCGGAGCGGAGCGGGCACTGCTGGAGGTGGAGGAGGTCCGGGAAGCCACGCCCCAACCCTAGGCGTCACCTCCGACACGAGCCCCCGCGCGCCCGGCCCCGCGGCTGCGGGCGCCCCCGGGCGGTCCGCAGCGACCCCCCGTCGACGCCCCGTGGCCCCCGTCCGGGGGGTCCCGGGGGCGGCGGAGGAGGTGTCCACCTTTCGGCGGACGCTGGTAGTTGAGAGCAGTGCATACGCTGAGTGCATGGCACCACCCGCAACGGTTATCGAAGAGTCCCCCGTCGACGACGGGTCCCCGTCCGCCCAGGCCGCGCCCCGCTGGCTGGACGACGACGAGCAGGTCACGTGGCGCACGTTCCTGTCGACCGTCCAGCTGCTGCTGGACCGCTTCGACCGGCAGCTGCACCACGACTCCGGGATCGTGCTCACGTACTACGAGATGCTGGTCCGCCTGTCCGAGGCGCCGCAGCGGTCGCTGCGCATGAGCGAGCTGGCCGAGTCCTCGCTGTCCTCGCGCAGCCGCGTCTCGCACGCGGTGGCCCGCATGGAGGAGAAGGGCTGGGTGCGGCGGGACTCCTGCCCCACCGACGGGCGCGGGTTCGTCGCGGTCCTGACCGACGAGGGGTTCGCCGCGCTGGCCGCCGCCGCCCCCGGGCACGTCGAGACCGTCCGCGACGCCCTGTTCGACCAGCTCACACCCGAGCAGGTGGACCAGCTGCGGGTCATCAGCACCGCGCTGCTGCGGCACCTGACCGACACCGGCAGCGTCCCGCCCGTCCCGGGGCTGGTCACCAGCGCGGGCGCGCCCGGGGCGCGCTGACCGGTCCGGCCCGCGGGGACGACCGCTGCGGAGCCGGCCGATCAGGAGGGGACGGCCGGCCCGGAGCGCACCCCCGCCCCGGCGCGCGCGTGCAGCCGGCCCGGTGGGTCACCGGGCCAGCCGCGGCCCCGGCGCCCCTCAGGCGCCCTGGGCCGCGCGCATCCCCCGCAGCTCCTTCTTGAGGTCCCCGACCTCGTCGCGCAGGCGGGCCGCCAGCTCGAACTGCAGCTCCGCGGCGGCGGAGTGCATCTGGTCGGTCAGCTCCTGGATGAGGTCGGCCAGGTCGGCCTGCGGCATGCCCCCGCGCGGCTCGGGACCGACCTCGCGCCCCACGTTCTTGCCCTTGGCCCCCTTGGCGGGGGTGGGGGCCTTGCCCCGCGACTGCGTCCGCCCGCTGCCGCCCTTGGCCGCGGCCAGCAGCTCGGCCGTGTCGGCGTCCTCGCGGGCGATGAGGTCGGTGATGTCGGCGATCCTCTTGCGCAGCGGCTGCGGGTCCACGCCGCGCTCGGTGTTGTACGCGACCTGCTTGGCGCGGCGGCGGTTCGTCTCCTCGATCGCCTCGGCCATGGACGGGGTGATCCTGTCGGCGTACATGTGCACCTGCCCGGAGACGTTGCGGGCGGCGCGGCCGATGGTCTGGATGAGCGACTTCGCCGAGCGCAGGAACCCCTCCTTGTCGGCGTCCAGGATCGCCACGAGGGAGACCTCGGGCAGGTCCAGGCCCTCGCGCAGCAGGTTGATGCCGACGAGGACGTCGTACTCGCCCTGCCGCAGCTCGCGCAGCAGCTCCACGCGCCGCAGCGTGTCGACCTCCGAGTGCAGGTACCGCACCCGCACCCCCTGGTCGAGGAAGTAGTCGGTGAGGTCCTCGGCCATCTTCTTGGTCAGCGTGGTCACCAGCACGCGCTCGTCCTTGGCCGTGCGCAGCGAGATCTCGTGCAGCAGGTCGTCGATCTGCCCCTTCGTGGGCTTGACGACGACCTCCGGGTCGACCAGGCCCGTCGGGCGGATGATCTGCTCGACCACGCCCCGGCCGCGCGAGAGCTCGTAGTCCCCCGGGGTCGCCGACAGGTACACGGTCTGCCCGATGCGCTCGAGGAACTCCTCCCACCGCAGCGGCCGGTTGTCCATGGCGCTGGGCAGGCGGAACCCGAAGTCGACCAGCGTCCGCTTGCGCGACATGTCGCCCTCGTACATGGCTCCGATCTGCGGGACCGTCACGTGCGACTCGTCGATGACGAGCAGGAAGTCCTCGGGGAAGTAGTCCAGCAGCGTGTTCGAGGCCGACCCCGGCGCGCGGCCGTCCAGGTGCCGGGAGTAGTTCTCCACCCCCGAGCAGGACCCGACCTGGCGCAGCATCTCGATGTCGTACGTCGTGCGCATGCGCAGGCGCTGCGCCTCGAGCAGCTTGCCCTGCTGCTCCAGCTCGGCGAGGCGCTCGGCCAGCTCGGCCTCGATGGTGCCGATGGCCCGTTCCAGCCGCTCGGGACCGGCGACGTAGTGCGAGGCGGGGAAGACGTAGACGAGCTCCTCCTCGCGCAGCACCTCCCCCGTCAGCGGGTTCAGCGTGTACAGCTTGTCGATCTCGTCGCCGAAGAACTCGATGCGCAGCGCGTGCTCCTCGTACTGCGGGATGATCTCGACGGTGTCGCCGCGCACGCGGAACGTGCCGCGGGTGAAGGCCAGGTCGTTGCGGGTGTACTGCTCCTCGACGAACTTGCGCAGCAGGACGTCCCGCTCGATGGTGTCGCCCACCTTCAGGGTCACCATCCGGTCGACGTACTCCTGCGGCGTGCCCAGGCCGTAGATGCACGAGACCGTCGCCACCACGACGACGTCGCGGCGGGTCAGCAGCGAGTTCGTGGCGGAGTGCCGCAGCCGCTCGACCTCGTCGTTGATCGAGGAGTCCTTCTCGATGTAGGTGTCCGACTGCGGGACGTAGGCCTCGGGCTGGTAGTAGTCGTAGTAGGAGACGAAGTACTCGACGGCGTTGTTGGGCAGCAGCTCGCGGAACTCGTTGGCCAGCTGCGCGGCGAGGGTCTTGTTCGGTGCCATCACCAGCGTCGGGCGCTGCACCTGCTCGATGAGCCAGGCCGTCGTCGCCGACTTGCCCGTCCCGGTGGCGCCCAGCAGGACGACGTCCTGCTCCCCCGCGTCCACCCGCTTCGCCAGCTCGGCGATGGCGGCGGGCTGGTCGCCGGAGGGGGAGAACTCGGAGACCACCTCGAAGGGGGCCACCCGGCGCTGGATCGTTGTCGTCGGCCGCATGGGCAAGAGGTTAGGCCGGACCTCCGACACGAGCCCGCCGCGCCGGCGGGTCGACCTCCTCCACGACCACGGCGCAGCCGGGGTCGGCGCTCGCGAACCACCCCTGACCTGCACGGACGTACCCGACGGCCCGCAGCGCGGCGTCGAGGTCACCGCCGGCGGGCGGCCGCGCGCGCTCCACGTCGAGCCGCAGCGGCCAGGAGT contains:
- the uvrA gene encoding excinuclease ABC subunit UvrA → MTSARVAEDRLVVRGAREHNLKDVSVDLPRDSLVVFTGLSGSGKSSLAFDTIFAEGQRRYVESLSAYARQFLGQMDKPDVDFIEGLSPAVSIDQKSTSRNPRSTVGTITEVYDYLRLLFARAGKPHCPVCGEPVGRQTPQQIVDQLLEMPDGTRFQVLAPVVRERKGEYAELFRELQAKGFARARVDGEVVPLDNPPTLQKRLKHTIEVVVDRLVVKDGVKRRLTDSVETALVLSSGLLVADLVDVEGPDGERRFSEKMACPNEHPLELDEVEPRSFSFNSPFGACPECTGLGTQMEVDPELVVPDEDLTLREGAIAPWTAGSADYFQRLVAALAEDLSFSLDTPWRALPKRAKDALLHGKDHQVHVRYKNRWGRERSYSTGFEGVIEFVKRRHAETESDSSKERYEGYMRETPCPVCHGDRLKPTSLAVKLAGRSISEICALPIQECSRFLDTMQLSGREKKIAGQVLKEIQARLGFLLDVGLDYLSLARPAGTLSGGEAQRIRLATQIGSGLVGVLYVLDEPSIGLHQRDNRRLIDTLTRLRDLGNTLIVVEHDEDTVRVADWIVDFGPGAGERGGQVVHSGDLAGLLEHPTSLTGQYLSGRRAIEVPATRRPSDGRTLVVSGAREHNLKDVTVEFPLGQLVAVTGVSGSGKSTLVNDILYTVLANKLNGARRVPGRHKSVQGLEHLDKVVHVDQSPIGRTPRSNPATYTGVFDHIRKLFASAPESKLRGYQPGRFSFNIKGGRCEACAGDGTLKIEMNFLPDVYVPCEVCHGARYNRETLEVHFKGKTIAEVLDMPIEEAAEFFAAVPAISRYMTTLTEVGLGYVRLGQPATTLSGGEAQRVKLASELQRRSNGRTIYVLDEPTTGLHFEDIRKLLGVVQGLVDKGNSVLVIEHNLDVIKSADWIVDMGPEGGNGGGTVLCTGTPEEVAANPASYTGQFLAEVLDTPAAAVGNRRRRARAS
- the uvrB gene encoding excinuclease ABC subunit UvrB: MRPTTTIQRRVAPFEVVSEFSPSGDQPAAIAELAKRVDAGEQDVVLLGATGTGKSATTAWLIEQVQRPTLVMAPNKTLAAQLANEFRELLPNNAVEYFVSYYDYYQPEAYVPQSDTYIEKDSSINDEVERLRHSATNSLLTRRDVVVVATVSCIYGLGTPQEYVDRMVTLKVGDTIERDVLLRKFVEEQYTRNDLAFTRGTFRVRGDTVEIIPQYEEHALRIEFFGDEIDKLYTLNPLTGEVLREEELVYVFPASHYVAGPERLERAIGTIEAELAERLAELEQQGKLLEAQRLRMRTTYDIEMLRQVGSCSGVENYSRHLDGRAPGSASNTLLDYFPEDFLLVIDESHVTVPQIGAMYEGDMSRKRTLVDFGFRLPSAMDNRPLRWEEFLERIGQTVYLSATPGDYELSRGRGVVEQIIRPTGLVDPEVVVKPTKGQIDDLLHEISLRTAKDERVLVTTLTKKMAEDLTDYFLDQGVRVRYLHSEVDTLRRVELLRELRQGEYDVLVGINLLREGLDLPEVSLVAILDADKEGFLRSAKSLIQTIGRAARNVSGQVHMYADRITPSMAEAIEETNRRRAKQVAYNTERGVDPQPLRKRIADITDLIAREDADTAELLAAAKGGSGRTQSRGKAPTPAKGAKGKNVGREVGPEPRGGMPQADLADLIQELTDQMHSAAAELQFELAARLRDEVGDLKKELRGMRAAQGA
- a CDS encoding MarR family winged helix-turn-helix transcriptional regulator, producing MAPPATVIEESPVDDGSPSAQAAPRWLDDDEQVTWRTFLSTVQLLLDRFDRQLHHDSGIVLTYYEMLVRLSEAPQRSLRMSELAESSLSSRSRVSHAVARMEEKGWVRRDSCPTDGRGFVAVLTDEGFAALAAAAPGHVETVRDALFDQLTPEQVDQLRVISTALLRHLTDTGSVPPVPGLVTSAGAPGAR
- a CDS encoding FAD-dependent oxidoreductase, which translates into the protein MSQLVAEDVTSRHGSDDPVVVVGAGPVGLAAAERLLDGGAQVVVVDRAAAVGGSSRSLDLWGHRLDLGPRAVPADAPAEALTRWLDLAGAAGGVERTRAVHRAVVGGRLLDLPLRPTDLLPPGGAVRRLARHLGRDRTTGATPAPASAWDVLVARYGAAVTREVFVPASRKRFGVHPGELPAALADELAGTPRRRGGHGEVLTAREGAGAVWAELARRLTARGARVLLSTCVEGLITDGDRVSAVRLRDGYGGHVLPARAVVAAVPATGVRSWLPGTVAPTGPAATGRDTHLVHLLLEPDPRTGGIGQDAHSVTALDASLRVGRLTTTRPWRPATSRDASRTVVCAQFWSSGDDELSVLSDEDLAAAAVAELPALGVHRGVRVLDHHVHRVPGSVPAPLPGAGGTGEAGLDRLGNLVRVARADRPGPHGPAGALLTGRALAARVPVRSR